GAGAATACGTCACACCAGATGATATCAAACAGATCGCCGACTCCGTCCTCTCACATCGTCTCGTCCTAACGACAGACGCACACGTCAACGGTGTACAAAAGGATAGCGTTCTCGCAGACGTATTGGACGAGATACCCGTTCCCACCGTGTGAGAGATCACATCGATTGGTCTCTCAAACAACGTATCAAGCGAGTAGCTCACCAATCAGAGAGTAGCGTTTAATACGACGTGATCCGAGCCAGTGTGGTTGATCTCGATTCCATCGAATCCAGTAAGATGCTCTCGTAAATCGAGTTCGCGGTGATGAACCATCGTGAGCCGTCCGTTGGGAGCGAGAACGGCACGAGCACCAGCAAAGAGTTCAGAGAGGACACCCGTTCCAGCGTGCGTCGGCGGGTTACAAAGGATTCTATCGACGGATCGTGGAATTGCGCTATCCTCAACGCAGTCAGCAGTGACGACGGTTCCCACCACTCCAGACGCCCGAAGGCTGCGTTTTGCACACGCAGTTGCGAGGCAATCGTCATCACTCAGCCAGACATCACAATCCGCAACACTGGCCGCATACACCCCAAATGCCCCGTATCCACAGCAGAGATCCAAAACGCGCTCGTGATCTTTGATCTCGTTTTCGATTGTTTCTAGAAGGAGTCGAGAGCCGCTATCGAGTGCGTTTGCGGCGAACAAGCCCGGAACGGAAAGGAGAGTGAGATCAATTCCGTTCACAGTCGCGTGAATTCGTCGTGGAGTGACGTAGGTCTGCGGATCGGAGACGTGTCCACGAGCTTCGAGAAGCTGATACTCACCTCGTTCAGAAACTAGAGTGACATCGGCCGCAATCTCGCTGAGACACGCCTCGTATCGAGTGAGGCCAGTCTGCTTCGACGCGGCGAGATACAGACAACCGTTCGGTCGAAGCACAGATAGCGCATTGGCGATCCGCTGTTTCCCGATCGAGAGCGGCGTGTACTGCCTGGGCGCATACGCGACTGAATCAAACGCACGCTCGTGTGTCGTGAGATCAGATGATAGTGAAACTGACGCGCCAGCATCGTTTTCCCGGCTGTTGTGCGCACACAGCTGTGCTGCTCGTGCACTCGATTCTGTCATCTCGACCGAATCTGCCTGTTCGGAAAGAACAGTTCCGACGACGCCGTAGTTCGCCTCCAGACAGAGGAAATGGCCGAGCGGAACGTCCCAGAGAGCATCCAGCAATAATAACTCTGCCTCCCGAAACGACTGCTTTGAAACAACACCATCGGCAGTCCGAAATCGATATTCAGAACGGGCACTGGACACCCGCGATGCGAGCGTCAGTTCATAGGGCGCTCGCTTCATCGTCCCCACCGAACCGAATTATTCACCCAGTAGCGACAGTCCAGACAGTAACGACAGTAGCGATGACAGCGACAGTCGTCGTGCCAGCAATGGTTGCGGTGGCTGCGATAGTGACGAGAGTGGTGGTTGTTCGATACGAGAGATTCGAGACGGTTGGTCGGACGTGGTGTAGTATTGCGCATCGACGTGGAATCGGCGGCTCATAGCCTGACGGTCGAAAATCGGAGCCATTCCACACGCTGCGCTCGTACGAATTGTGAGAGAGAACCGATGAAAACGGCCCACGCACTACGCACAGCGTGCAGAGCCAAGTGCCAGAAAGCGAAACGTCCCGACAACCACGGATTCAATCGTGTTGTCGAACCGTACACAGTTGGCGAGCCGGCCGAACCTGTTTCGCTCTGCGTAATGCTCGTGTAGCGACACTACACCAGCACGCAGAATGACGAGGTCGACCTGAAGGTCTTGTTCAACGTATATCCCGTTATACAGGTAAGTGATTTAAATCCACGGTATGATTTGGAATCAATCTCCGAAAGATGAAGCACACGACACCACGTGCGATCCTGCGTCAAACTCGCATACGTTCAATCAGGAAATATTAGTCGACCGATGTTCCCCTTATCGTAAACAGAATCAATGCCACATATTTTCGCTCTAATTCGTCTCGTTCTCGGTACCGACGATATTCTGATGATAGTCGTCAGCTTGAATTGAACTTCGGTAGCTCGCTGTTTGACTGCGAAGACAGCGTGCGTCTCCAGCGATGACTAAAACACTACTGCGCTATGTTGCCGTTGACAATGTCTCCAACTCGTTTTGGATCGAACAGCGTCACGTCTTTGAACACATCAGGGTAGACTTGTTTTGCGGCTCGTCGTGTCAGCACGAGATTCGTGATCGGACCTTGATAGAGGGGACCGCCTCGGTACACCTTGTCGTTCTTGACAGCTTGGAGTTGGCTCGCCACCTGATGTTCTTTCATGAATTTGACGATGGTGTTCTCGAACTCCGTTTTCGTCTGACTTTCGTGTCCACGGAAGAGCAGCACCTCTGGATCGACTTTCAAAAGCGTCTCGTAATCGACGTGTCCGCGCGCAGTGTGGAAATTTTTCACGTTTGACGCCGCGAGCGCATCGCGTACGCCGAGATCCCGCCACTGTTTGAAGCTCGTCCCCTTGTCAATGATGTATGGTGAGAATTCCTTGGGTTCGTTGCCAGAGGCCCAAAAGAGCGCAACACTCGGGCGCTCTTTCTTCGGTGGGAGGTTAGACTTGATCTTCTGCTGAAGTTCCTCGTCGAGTTTCTTAAACGCTGAATAGCGCTGTTCTTCCTGAAACATCTTCGAAAGTTTCTCGAAGGCCTCATACAGCGTGTAGTAGGGGTAGTCGTGCCATTTGTACCCCTGCGAGAAAATACTGTTTCCGAAGAACGGACCGACGTTCTTCGTGATCCCGTCGATGTCATTGCGATCCATACCTTTGAATCGATTGAGAATGAAGTTCGGATCCATCACGTGGACGTCGGCCGCGGTCTTGTAGAACACCTCCTTGCTGATACCGTCGGTATAGAGGTCAATCATGTTGCTCTTATCGACAGAGACACCGGGAATCTCGTCGTAGAGTTGGGTGTGATACCGATCGGTGAGCCATACTCCCTCTGGTGGTTTCTGGCCGAGAGCAATACCCATATCAGCCCAACTACCGTTGTTTGCGAGCCACGTCTCCGGTACGCCATCGAAGGAAACCTCACCCATCGGTTCGATGGACACCGTATACGAACCACTCGACGAACCATCAGTCGACTGAGAGCTACCAGACCCGTCAGTTGTCTTTGATCCGTTTTCCGATCCATCTGAACCATTCATCTGATCTAAACACCCGGCGAGGAACGTGCTGCCGACCGCCGCGGTTACACCAACGCGCAAAAATCCTCGACGAGAGGTATTTGAGTCCGTCATCGCTATTTAGGCTGACCTAAAGGTTCAAAACGGCTTCGATTTTGGCTCGCCAAAACCGAATGTTTGATGAAGCTATTATTTTATGTAGGTATTCAGGTATGGGATGAGCTGCTTCTCACCTGTGTCTGTGGTCAGTAAACCATCGTCTCCCGTACGCTGACGATCAGTGTTGATATTCATCGCAGTAGGGATGTCACACAATTTCTGAAACACGCAATAGCCACAGAAAAAATGAGATAAAACAGTACGGTCAGTCCTCGAACGCCGAACCGGCGTGTCTCGGTTCGTCGCCCGAACGAGCGATGAGATTTTCGCGTCCGACGCTGATTTTGCTGATCAGACCATCCTCTTCCATCCGCGAGAGCAGTCGACTCACCTTCGATTTCGACCATCCGGTTTGCGAGACGATCTCCGATTGATGCAATCGGCCGCCGCTTTCATCGAGCAGTTGCTGGATACGGTCCTCGTCAGTGAGTGGCTCACGATTGACGACTGTTGTTTCAGTGGCTTCGCCGTCGGAGTTCACATTTTTGATTGGCGTCGGATTCGAGACAGTAGGCGGTATCTCGCTTTCGACCTGATGTGTCGATTCCGGAGTGTTGCGACGCTGCCACAAGTATCTCCCACCGATGCCGATAGCGAGAAATGCACCAATAATAGTAACCGCTGTCTCCATCGGATACTCCATCGGGGAGAACAAGAAGAGTTTCTGTCCGTTTGGATCCGTCCCTGCTTTTATTTCGTCGGCGTCATTGACGCCATCCCCGTCTGTATCCACTTTGTCCGGTCTGGTATGGTACTGATTCCGTTCCTCACCATCAGTGAGTCCATCACCATCTGTGTCCGGGACATTCGGATGAGTCGGCCCATTCACCTCGACATCGTCGTTAAGTCCATCGCTATCGGAATCGACGTCGTTGGGGTCTGTTCCCCATATGTTTACTTCTTTTTGATCCGGAATACCATCATCGTCAGAGTGTTTCGTCGTTGGATCTGATCCGTGCTCCTTCAACTCTGCTTTATCGAGTAGCCCATCATTGTCACTGTCTGCTTTGTGTGGCTTAGTCCCGTGGACGTTCACTTCAACTCGATCGTTCAGTCCGTCTTTGTCGGTGTCTATTTCGTTTGGGCTAGAGTCGTATTTGTTGACCTCGATCCCGTCACTCAATCCGTCTCCATCAGTATCCGACTTATTTGGGAGCGCAGTTGGTAATTTCAACTCTTCACCATCACTCAGTCCATCACCGTCTGTGTCATCGTTTCTGGGTTCGATCCCTTCACGAATTTCCACTCGGTTGCTGGCACCATCGCCATCGTAATCACCGTTTTCGCCCAGAATGTTCACTTGCTTGCTCGATGTTGTGATGGGTTCGTCGCTTGCGTTGGTGTCACGGACGACAAGAGAGACGGTTTGCCGACCACTCATGTTCTCTGGCCACTCGGACTTCTCGAAGTTCACAGTCTCCGATTGGCTGGCATTCACACCGACCACCTTGCACTCTATCTCGCGTTCATCGACCGCATCCCCCATCACAAGGCAAGCTTGATATGCGCCCGGGTCTCCCTCGACAGTCGCCTCAACAGAGTATGATTGCCAGCCCGTAACATACGTTATATCTTCTTCTGTTTCGAGGACGCTGTCACCTGTGAGCGTGTATTCATCGACCGACATATCGACTTGTGCTGCGCTCACAATGCCGGCACTCAAAACGAGCATACACGCGAGCATGACCAGGTACACTCTTGACCCGGAAAGCGGGTATCCCGACATTCTGTTACCAATATCGTAACACACACTGCCACCACACATAGACCTTTTCTGTTCTTTGCGCGCTTTTCAGGCAAGGAATACTCGTTCTGAAACTGTATGAAACGGTCCGAAACGGTTGTGAACAGTGTCGTCAAATGGGGTTACGACCCGACTTCGAGCCGACGTCCAGTTCGTTGCGGAAGTTCCGCATTGTCGATAGCGTCTTTAACGCACTCGATATCGTACTCGGTGCGGTGTTCCTCGACCGTCCGGTCGTCAAGTTCGATGACAGCGAATGCCGCACGCGGATCGTTGTCACGGGGTTGTCCGACACTTCCAGGATTGACAACGAGCGTATCGCCGACCATCGCGTGATGCTGGACATGAGTGTGGCCCAGAATCAGCACGTCTTCCGCATTCTCGGTGAGGTATGGCTCGAGCGACGGAAACCGTGCTGGCCAGACGTACTGACCCCGGTCTGACGGATGGCTATGGATCACTCGGACACGCCCCTCAAACAGCGATCTCGATTCGGGGAGCGTTCGAAGCCATTCACGCTGCTCCTCGCTAAGACGATCAGCCGCATAGCGCAGTCCTTCGTAGGCCATCTCGTTCGAGCGATACTGTTCTGGCGCATCGATCGCTCGGTCGTGATTGCCCTGTACACACGGGATCGAATCACGAACCGCTTCGACGCACTCGGAGGGCTGTGGATTGTAGCCGATCACGTCGCCCGCACAAACGAGATACTCGACATTCGGCATCGCATCCATTACGGCATCAAGCGCGACCCGATTCGCGTGGATGTCAGAAATGACACCGAGGCGCATATTGGGTATGAGAGCGGTCACTCCTTCAACGTTTTGCGGTGCTAGCCGGAGCATCCTTACTGCTGGAGTGAAAGTAACCACCGTGTGAACAGAGATCAGATTGCGCCGCTTGCCCTTGCACTTCTCGCTGTGTTGGCGCTCGGAGCAGCCGCTGCAACGCTCAACTCCGTGAACCAAGACAGCAACCGGGGAACGAGCGAAGATATCGGCGCAGGGGGTGATGGATCGACGTTCGATCTCGGGTCACCGTCGCTCAACACGTCCACAACAGCGTCTTCGCCACAGACTGGGGTCCTTCAACTGCTGTTCGCTGTGCTTCTGCTGATTGGGCTCGTTGGGCTCGCGATTATGATCTATCAACGCGATTGGCGATCATTACTCCCGGCTATCGCTATGATAGTGGTTTTGTCGGTGCTCCTCATCGGGCTGTACTACGCTCTCCAGTCGTTCACGACACCGTCGTCACAGAACGGACTCATCGGTAGCGAACGATCCGTTCCAAGCGGTGTGACCGGAGGTGCGGAGAAAGCCGTCGATCCAGTAGTGAGCGAACCGTCGATCCTGCTGTTTGGACTTCTCGCGGTTGCGATCATCGTCGCCCTGACTCTTCTTGTCCGTTCAACGGGTGATAGTCCACTTTCGAATACCCCGTTGACTGCTGGCGATGAGTCTACGTCCGACGACTCGGAAACGGCAGAATCCGCTGCTATTGGGGAAGTTGCAGGGCAAGTAGCGGACAGAATCGAAACCGACGCCTCGCTTTCGAACGCGATCTATCGCGCTTGGCAGGAAATGACAGAGCAACTCGATCTGCAGAGCGAGTCTAGCACCCCCGGCGAATTCGCTTCCGCTGCCGTCGCCGCCGGAATGGCGCGCGATGATGTCGAGGAACTAACGACGCTCTTCGAAGCAACCCGGTATGGAAACGTTGACGTTAGCGAGGAACGCGAACAGCGAGCACTGGCAGCCCTCCGCCGAATCGAACGAGAATATACAGAAAAATAATAACATCACTCATACGGATAATACAGACAGTACCATGAATCGCCTCTTTCTCGCTTCGGGAGTTATCGCTGCTCTCTTCGGTGTCATCGTGATTGCTGATCCGAGTGTGCTGGCCCGCATCGGAATTTCGTTCCCGTCCGTGCTCGTCGTCGTCATCGGAGGGATAGCGATTATAGAATCGGTTCGTGCCGGATACAGCCGTTTCACTCGTTCCATCACCAATCCGAACGTTCCAGATCCAGAATGCAGATCGGTCGCGTCCGTTCTCGGTACCGAGTTAGACACCCAACTCACGGACGTTACGCGCCGTACTCGGGCAGGTGGGGTCCGAGACAGAAAGCGGATACGCGAGCGGCTAACCGAGACTGCGATCGAAATTCTCGTTCGCTACGACGGTGATTCACCCGAGCGTGCGCGTGAACGGCTGCAGGATGGTTCGTGGACAGCGGACCCGGTTGCGGCGGCCTTCTTCGCCTCTGTCGATGCGTTTCACCTGCCGCTCACCGACCGGCTCCGGATGACAGTGATCCGCGAGGCTGCATTCTCACAGCAAGCACGCCGGGCAATCACCGCGCTCGCAGATCGAACTGAACCAGGCAGGACGGTGAGCAATGAGCGGTGAGCGTCGTCGGACTGATCGGTGGCGCGGTGTGAACGCCGTCGCGCTCGTCGTAAGTGGTGCTGGCATTCTCGCCAACCAACCGGGGCTTGTCCTCGCGGGCGTCATCGGCATCGCCTTCGCTGCCGTCTCACGCGCAGGCATGCCTCCGACCATCGACCTCTCTGTTGATCGGCAGCTTTCTGATCGATCACCGGACTCCGGGGAGGTTGTCCGTGTCACCGTACGAGTGGAAAACACGGGGAACTCCCTGCTCTCAGATCTCCGATTCATCGATGGCGTTCCGCCAGCACTCACGGTCGAAAGCGGATCGCCACGGCTTGGAACCGCACTCAAACCGGGAAAAGCCGCGGAGTTCGAGTACGCTGTTCGGGCGTCTCGTGGCGTGCATCAGTTCACTCCGTCGTTAGCCATCGCACGGGACGCAAGCGGCACGGCAGAGCGACGGCTCGAAGTAAGCGACCAGAGCACGATCACCTGCGTCCCCTCGCTTTCGACGATGCAACCAGTATCGCTTCCGCTGTCGGCACAGACAACCGGAAGCGCCGGTCGAGTTGTAACCGACGACGGAGGGAGCGGTGTCGTGTTTCACACCGTTCGAGAGTATCGTCACGGCGATCCGCTGAACCGAATCGACTGGAATCGGGCCGCGCGAACCGGCGAGTTCAGCACCATCGAGTTTCAACGCGAACGATCCGCAACAGTCGTGATTCTCATCGATGCGCGCGAATCGGCATACACCGCCCTCGCTTCCGATGACTCACCCGTGATCGAGCGCTCGATTACGGCCGCAGGCGCACTGTTTGATGGGTTTCTTGCTTCCGACGACCGAGTCGGTGTTGCTGGGCTCTCACCAACCGACTG
The nucleotide sequence above comes from Halocatena marina. Encoded proteins:
- a CDS encoding methyltransferase, translated to MKRAPYELTLASRVSSARSEYRFRTADGVVSKQSFREAELLLLDALWDVPLGHFLCLEANYGVVGTVLSEQADSVEMTESSARAAQLCAHNSRENDAGASVSLSSDLTTHERAFDSVAYAPRQYTPLSIGKQRIANALSVLRPNGCLYLAASKQTGLTRYEACLSEIAADVTLVSERGEYQLLEARGHVSDPQTYVTPRRIHATVNGIDLTLLSVPGLFAANALDSGSRLLLETIENEIKDHERVLDLCCGYGAFGVYAASVADCDVWLSDDDCLATACAKRSLRASGVVGTVVTADCVEDSAIPRSVDRILCNPPTHAGTGVLSELFAGARAVLAPNGRLTMVHHRELDLREHLTGFDGIEINHTGSDHVVLNATL
- a CDS encoding ABC transporter substrate-binding protein, with protein sequence MTDSNTSRRGFLRVGVTAAVGSTFLAGCLDQMNGSDGSENGSKTTDGSGSSQSTDGSSSGSYTVSIEPMGEVSFDGVPETWLANNGSWADMGIALGQKPPEGVWLTDRYHTQLYDEIPGVSVDKSNMIDLYTDGISKEVFYKTAADVHVMDPNFILNRFKGMDRNDIDGITKNVGPFFGNSIFSQGYKWHDYPYYTLYEAFEKLSKMFQEEQRYSAFKKLDEELQQKIKSNLPPKKERPSVALFWASGNEPKEFSPYIIDKGTSFKQWRDLGVRDALAASNVKNFHTARGHVDYETLLKVDPEVLLFRGHESQTKTEFENTIVKFMKEHQVASQLQAVKNDKVYRGGPLYQGPITNLVLTRRAAKQVYPDVFKDVTLFDPKRVGDIVNGNIAQ
- a CDS encoding MarR family transcriptional regulator gives rise to the protein MLACMLVLSAGIVSAAQVDMSVDEYTLTGDSVLETEEDITYVTGWQSYSVEATVEGDPGAYQACLVMGDAVDEREIECKVVGVNASQSETVNFEKSEWPENMSGRQTVSLVVRDTNASDEPITTSSKQVNILGENGDYDGDGASNRVEIREGIEPRNDDTDGDGLSDGEELKLPTALPNKSDTDGDGLSDGIEVNKYDSSPNEIDTDKDGLNDRVEVNVHGTKPHKADSDNDGLLDKAELKEHGSDPTTKHSDDDGIPDQKEVNIWGTDPNDVDSDSDGLNDDVEVNGPTHPNVPDTDGDGLTDGEERNQYHTRPDKVDTDGDGVNDADEIKAGTDPNGQKLFLFSPMEYPMETAVTIIGAFLAIGIGGRYLWQRRNTPESTHQVESEIPPTVSNPTPIKNVNSDGEATETTVVNREPLTDEDRIQQLLDESGGRLHQSEIVSQTGWSKSKVSRLLSRMEEDGLISKISVGRENLIARSGDEPRHAGSAFED
- a CDS encoding metallophosphoesterase; this encodes MRLGVISDIHANRVALDAVMDAMPNVEYLVCAGDVIGYNPQPSECVEAVRDSIPCVQGNHDRAIDAPEQYRSNEMAYEGLRYAADRLSEEQREWLRTLPESRSLFEGRVRVIHSHPSDRGQYVWPARFPSLEPYLTENAEDVLILGHTHVQHHAMVGDTLVVNPGSVGQPRDNDPRAAFAVIELDDRTVEEHRTEYDIECVKDAIDNAELPQRTGRRLEVGS
- a CDS encoding DUF4129 domain-containing protein, with the protein product MNRDQIAPLALALLAVLALGAAAATLNSVNQDSNRGTSEDIGAGGDGSTFDLGSPSLNTSTTASSPQTGVLQLLFAVLLLIGLVGLAIMIYQRDWRSLLPAIAMIVVLSVLLIGLYYALQSFTTPSSQNGLIGSERSVPSGVTGGAEKAVDPVVSEPSILLFGLLAVAIIVALTLLVRSTGDSPLSNTPLTAGDESTSDDSETAESAAIGEVAGQVADRIETDASLSNAIYRAWQEMTEQLDLQSESSTPGEFASAAVAAGMARDDVEELTTLFEATRYGNVDVSEEREQRALAALRRIEREYTEK
- a CDS encoding DUF58 domain-containing protein, which encodes MSGERRRTDRWRGVNAVALVVSGAGILANQPGLVLAGVIGIAFAAVSRAGMPPTIDLSVDRQLSDRSPDSGEVVRVTVRVENTGNSLLSDLRFIDGVPPALTVESGSPRLGTALKPGKAAEFEYAVRASRGVHQFTPSLAIARDASGTAERRLEVSDQSTITCVPSLSTMQPVSLPLSAQTTGSAGRVVTDDGGSGVVFHTVREYRHGDPLNRIDWNRAARTGEFSTIEFQRERSATVVILIDARESAYTALASDDSPVIERSITAAGALFDGFLASDDRVGVAGLSPTDCWLAPGSGNTHRARAETLLATHEALSPTAPDEPFFKMMKLRRLRRLLPTDAQVVFCTPLSDAYATIVARRLNAHGHHVTVLSPDPTAQRTEQVDETEAMGQTDRTAGQTLGRIDRSLRCSSLRDDGIRVVDWGTEPLQTAIDGAAQRWSA